The following are encoded in a window of Nibricoccus aquaticus genomic DNA:
- a CDS encoding PKD domain-containing protein, which translates to MRPPSRPTFARLIPTRAARFTRFLAGAFLALAACATARAATAADFASRTYTDSSGSTPYRILTPRNYNPAARYPLVMFLHGSGERGTNNTSQLNNNANGALVFVQGPAGSSDTTYETAYPCFMIAPQSTGDWSEAVRRTHLRAIIDGLIAEFSIDPDRIYVTGISMGGAGTWDQLAQNPTRFAAGVPICGWGGGNYAAFKHVPLWVFHSANDPTVGVSGSDDAVNAVRNNGGDPIYSRYATGAHASWTEAYKNPHLVPWVMSQRRGTTPALNPALRIATAQHGATASLSGWASATAAPTALTWVRTDLGSGTGSSATPGTVTGTTDWSASALPLRNGSNTFRIQATGTSFSSLNGGVTTFSDTLVISHTAPTGDTTAPSLALSTPTTSSTYSTATQPLTLTGTASDNTAVTSVTWSSDRTSLTGTTTGTTSWTTPALALMNGANQLTLTARDAAGNIATTTLLVTYTGASPNLPPVVNAGADTSLTLPATLSLTGSAYDDGLPAASTLTTLWSVVSGPGTVTFANELSLSTTASFSAPGTYVLRLTAGDSALAASDDLTVIVSPVGTARIRLDLGDPSTTTTGNWNNLTAIAANTEVANAIDSTGASTGIRIRVSSAFNAVASSGLTGSPLYPDTASRDYFYTQAAATGRLEFTGLRADRRYTLVLYASRTDPGDAVSRVGTFTVGSATTTLDAVGNTTQTATLADLTADGIGKLELAVRAQNTASGYALLGTVELVVTPATPAFSSWIATYFPSSTSDPTITGPEADPDRDGLSNNLEYALATRPDQPSTAWTTGRWTDTATGQSYLTLTFRRALGPTGLAVIAQTSTTLSTWSSATSDVIQQGPAILDPDGLAETVTYRCAQPVTTSPRQFLRAQATTP; encoded by the coding sequence ATGAGGCCCCCATCCCGCCCCACCTTCGCCCGCTTGATCCCCACCCGCGCCGCGCGCTTCACCCGCTTCCTCGCGGGCGCATTCCTCGCCCTCGCCGCCTGCGCCACCGCCCGCGCCGCCACCGCCGCCGACTTCGCCTCCCGCACCTACACCGACTCCTCCGGCTCCACGCCCTACCGCATTCTCACGCCGCGCAATTACAACCCCGCCGCGCGCTACCCGCTCGTCATGTTCCTCCACGGCTCCGGCGAACGCGGCACCAACAACACCTCCCAGCTCAACAACAACGCCAACGGCGCCCTCGTCTTCGTCCAAGGCCCCGCCGGCTCCTCCGACACTACCTACGAGACCGCGTATCCCTGCTTCATGATCGCCCCGCAGAGCACCGGCGACTGGAGCGAAGCCGTCCGCCGCACCCACCTCCGCGCGATCATCGACGGCCTCATCGCCGAATTCTCCATCGACCCCGACCGCATCTACGTCACCGGCATCTCCATGGGCGGCGCCGGCACTTGGGATCAACTCGCGCAAAACCCCACCCGCTTCGCCGCAGGCGTCCCCATCTGCGGCTGGGGCGGCGGCAACTACGCCGCCTTCAAACACGTCCCGCTCTGGGTCTTCCACTCCGCCAACGACCCCACCGTTGGCGTCTCCGGCTCCGACGACGCCGTCAACGCCGTCCGCAACAATGGCGGCGACCCCATCTATTCCCGCTACGCCACCGGCGCACACGCCTCCTGGACCGAAGCCTATAAAAATCCCCACCTCGTCCCCTGGGTCATGTCCCAACGCCGCGGCACCACCCCCGCGCTCAACCCCGCCCTCCGCATCGCCACCGCCCAGCACGGTGCCACCGCCTCCCTCTCCGGCTGGGCCAGCGCCACCGCCGCTCCCACCGCGCTCACCTGGGTCCGCACCGATCTCGGCAGCGGCACCGGCAGCTCCGCCACCCCCGGCACCGTCACCGGCACAACAGATTGGTCCGCGTCCGCCCTCCCTCTCCGCAACGGTTCCAACACCTTCCGTATCCAGGCCACGGGCACCAGCTTCTCCTCGCTCAACGGCGGCGTCACCACCTTCAGCGACACCCTCGTCATCAGCCACACCGCTCCCACCGGCGACACCACCGCCCCGTCTCTCGCCCTCTCCACACCGACAACCTCTTCAACCTACTCAACCGCCACCCAACCGCTCACCCTCACCGGTACCGCCTCCGACAACACCGCCGTCACCAGCGTCACCTGGTCCAGCGACCGCACCAGCCTCACCGGCACCACCACCGGCACCACCTCCTGGACCACGCCCGCCCTCGCCCTCATGAACGGCGCCAACCAGCTCACCCTCACCGCCCGCGACGCCGCAGGAAACATCGCCACGACCACCCTGCTCGTCACCTACACCGGCGCATCCCCCAATCTCCCACCCGTCGTCAACGCCGGCGCCGACACCTCGCTCACCTTGCCCGCCACCCTCTCGCTCACCGGCTCCGCCTACGACGACGGCCTTCCCGCCGCCTCCACACTCACCACGCTCTGGAGCGTCGTCAGCGGCCCCGGCACCGTCACCTTCGCCAACGAACTCTCCCTCTCGACCACCGCCTCCTTCAGCGCCCCCGGCACCTACGTCCTCCGCCTCACCGCCGGCGACAGCGCCCTCGCCGCGAGCGACGACCTCACCGTCATCGTCAGCCCCGTCGGTACCGCCCGGATACGCCTCGACCTCGGCGATCCCTCGACCACGACCACCGGCAACTGGAACAACCTCACCGCCATCGCCGCCAACACCGAGGTCGCCAACGCCATCGACTCCACCGGCGCGAGCACCGGCATCCGCATCCGCGTCAGCTCCGCCTTCAATGCCGTCGCCTCCTCCGGCCTCACCGGCAGCCCGCTCTACCCCGACACCGCCAGCCGCGATTATTTCTACACGCAAGCCGCCGCCACCGGCCGCCTCGAATTCACCGGCCTCCGCGCCGACCGCCGCTACACCCTCGTCCTCTACGCCTCGCGCACCGACCCCGGCGACGCCGTCAGCCGCGTGGGCACCTTCACCGTCGGCTCCGCCACCACCACCCTCGACGCCGTCGGCAACACTACGCAAACCGCCACCCTCGCCGACCTCACCGCCGACGGCATCGGCAAACTCGAACTCGCCGTCCGTGCCCAAAACACCGCCAGCGGCTACGCCCTCCTCGGCACCGTCGAACTCGTCGTCACTCCCGCCACCCCGGCCTTCTCCAGCTGGATCGCCACCTACTTCCCGTCCTCCACCAGCGACCCCACGATCACCGGCCCCGAAGCCGACCCCGACCGCGACGGCCTGTCCAATAATCTCGAATACGCCCTCGCCACCCGTCCCGACCAGCCCTCCACCGCCTGGACCACCGGCCGCTGGACCGACACCGCCACCGGCCAGTCCTACCTCACCCTCACCTTCCGCCGCGCCCTCGGCCCCACCGGCCTCGCCGTCATCGCGCAAACCTCGACCACGCTCTCCACCTGGAGCAGCGCCACATCCGACGTCATACAACAAGGCCCCGCCATCCTAGACCCCGACGGCCTCGCCGAAACCGTCACCTACCGCTGCGCCCAGCCCGTGACGACGTCCCCCCGCCAGTTCCTCCGCGCCCAAGCCACCACTCCTTAA
- a CDS encoding RNA polymerase sigma factor — MTDADLLRDYSATGSHPAFAQLVTRHLDFVYASALRQTRSPVLADDIAQSVFLHLAQHAPRLRPDTHLKSWLCVITRHKAIDAIRTEARRRQREHTATTLAAMNTPDASSSSPDSHSREISPAIDDALTSLPEPDRRAILLRFFEEKSLREIGAHFGISDDTAQKRLTRSLEKLRAHLARRGLTTTAALLAAQLPLHATTAAPATLSAALTSPAFLAAASSAVPLGSTFIQTLLMTVSKKSVLAAALVLTAALAVFEAAALAHLNQRTTASELSTSHLRNEITALQNQLASRTQPSASSVAPPHAPSASTDSLDTSLEALLDRAALLQRLLDSLPEERIPELRLLTDTDWLAVAAEQSLKTPSDADWALSQIRNKARHRFDPLLRSALQKFIQASGDVLPETPLALRPYFDAPIDDTILARYEMAFTGTATDAGPRKTVIREKSSATDNSLDTLSETAMMGTHYATTDRWRSTRLTPELLESLRPAKTPAR; from the coding sequence ATGACCGACGCCGATCTACTCCGCGACTACTCAGCCACCGGCTCGCACCCCGCCTTCGCGCAGCTCGTCACGCGTCACCTCGATTTCGTCTACGCCTCCGCTCTCCGCCAGACCCGCTCGCCCGTACTCGCCGACGACATCGCCCAGTCCGTCTTTCTCCACCTCGCCCAACACGCGCCGCGCCTCCGCCCCGACACCCACCTCAAATCCTGGCTCTGCGTCATCACGCGCCACAAAGCCATCGACGCCATCCGCACCGAAGCCCGCCGCCGCCAGCGCGAACACACCGCCACCACCCTCGCCGCGATGAACACTCCAGACGCTTCATCGTCATCGCCCGACTCCCACTCGCGCGAAATTTCTCCGGCAATCGACGACGCCCTCACCTCGCTCCCCGAGCCCGACCGCCGCGCCATCCTCCTGCGCTTCTTCGAGGAAAAATCCCTCCGCGAGATCGGCGCCCACTTCGGCATCTCCGACGACACCGCCCAAAAACGCCTCACCCGCTCCCTCGAAAAACTCCGCGCCCATCTCGCCCGCCGCGGTCTCACCACCACCGCCGCGCTCCTCGCCGCCCAGCTCCCGCTGCACGCCACCACCGCCGCCCCCGCCACGCTTTCAGCCGCGCTCACGTCACCCGCCTTCCTCGCCGCGGCCAGTTCAGCCGTCCCGCTCGGCAGCACCTTCATTCAAACGCTCCTCATGACCGTCTCAAAAAAATCGGTCCTCGCCGCCGCACTCGTCCTCACAGCAGCCCTCGCCGTTTTCGAGGCCGCCGCCCTCGCGCACCTCAACCAACGCACCACCGCCAGCGAACTCTCCACCTCCCATCTCCGAAACGAAATCACCGCCCTCCAAAACCAACTCGCCTCGCGCACCCAACCGTCCGCCTCGTCCGTCGCGCCGCCCCACGCCCCGTCCGCCTCGACCGACTCCCTCGATACCAGCCTCGAAGCCTTGCTCGACCGCGCCGCACTCCTCCAGCGCCTGCTCGACTCCCTCCCGGAAGAGCGCATCCCCGAACTCCGCCTCCTCACCGACACCGACTGGCTCGCCGTCGCCGCCGAACAGTCGCTCAAAACGCCCTCCGACGCCGACTGGGCCCTCAGCCAGATCCGCAACAAAGCCCGCCACCGCTTCGATCCGCTGCTCCGAAGCGCTCTGCAAAAATTCATCCAGGCCTCCGGCGACGTCCTTCCAGAAACGCCGCTCGCACTTCGTCCCTATTTCGACGCGCCCATCGACGACACCATACTCGCTCGTTATGAAATGGCGTTCACCGGCACTGCCACCGACGCCGGTCCGCGAAAGACCGTCATCCGCGAGAAAAGCTCAGCCACCGACAACAGCCTCGATACACTCTCCGAGACCGCGATGATGGGCACTCACTACGCCACAACGGATCGCTGGCGCTCAACTCGCCTCACGCCCGAACTCCTCGAGTCGCTCCGCCCCGCCAAAACGCCCGCGCGATGA
- a CDS encoding DeoR/GlpR family DNA-binding transcription regulator: MRVPLHIVEARRERLRTLIRQDGFIPVSDICRALKISEATARRDLAAIEESGHITRTYGGALADYNTAFASLGERAKRARSAKALIARAAFERVPTSGTLFLDAGTTILALARLLARRRAQQLTVVTNSLPVASVLGGAPGITLHLLGGIFLHRQSTLFGDLAVTALKAWDFDAAFLGGEAMNTDGIFNSHEEVVRLQRAASARARESFFCLDASKLSKSTPHRVAPWPEVTRLITDATPTELSQSGITLKPKQLLAA, translated from the coding sequence ATGCGTGTCCCTCTCCACATCGTCGAAGCCCGCCGCGAACGTCTCCGGACGCTCATCCGGCAAGACGGCTTCATCCCGGTGTCCGACATCTGCCGCGCCCTGAAAATCTCCGAGGCCACCGCCCGCCGCGACCTCGCCGCCATCGAGGAATCCGGCCACATCACCCGCACCTACGGCGGCGCCCTCGCCGACTACAACACCGCCTTCGCCTCCCTCGGCGAACGCGCCAAACGCGCCCGCTCCGCCAAAGCCCTCATCGCCCGCGCCGCCTTCGAACGCGTTCCCACCAGCGGCACCCTCTTCCTCGACGCCGGCACGACCATTCTCGCGCTCGCCCGCCTCCTCGCCCGCCGCCGCGCGCAACAACTCACCGTCGTCACCAACAGCCTCCCCGTCGCCTCCGTCCTCGGCGGCGCTCCCGGAATCACTCTCCATCTTCTCGGCGGCATTTTTCTCCACCGCCAGTCCACGCTCTTTGGCGACCTCGCCGTCACCGCGCTCAAAGCCTGGGATTTCGACGCCGCCTTCCTCGGCGGCGAAGCCATGAATACCGACGGCATCTTCAACTCCCACGAAGAAGTCGTCCGCCTCCAGCGCGCCGCCTCCGCTCGCGCCCGCGAAAGTTTCTTCTGCCTCGACGCCTCCAAACTCTCCAAGTCCACGCCCCACCGCGTCGCCCCCTGGCCCGAAGTCACCCGCCTCATCACCGACGCAACGCCCACCGAACTTTCCCAATCCGGCATCACCCTGAAACCCAAACAACTCCTCGCCGCCTAA
- a CDS encoding glycoside hydrolase family 28 protein, which translates to MRFYPGFHFFALCVLTVARSFGGSETLSVQAPFPMPPIPVATFPARDFPITDFGAKQIPANPESGQSDSTSELSALTATTNAFRRAIQACAEAGGGRVIVPPGRWLTGAIHLRSNVNLHLADGAVLEFSADPKDYLPAVQSSWEGMECFNYSPLIYAFDCDNIAITGKGTLLARLDTWREWFKRPPAHMAALKQLYEMMSKDVPVAERQMAVGENNLRPQFIQFNRCRRVLIEDIKIRNSPFWVVHLLLCDGAIVRRIDVSAHGHNNDGIDPEMTRNLLVEDCVFDQGDDAIAIKSGSNRDGWRLATSSENIVMRRCVMKRGHQLVAIGSELSGGIRNVYIHDCRFENSPDDKPQHILFIKTNRRRGGFVENIHVENITARSTKIGVFGIETDVLYQWRNLVPTYEERLTPIRGIHFRNVTVDETDTPFRILGDPQLPVKDIVIENVTITKITGKPSRYENVEGIQERNIHIGSSP; encoded by the coding sequence ATGCGCTTTTATCCAGGTTTTCACTTTTTCGCGCTTTGCGTTCTCACCGTCGCCCGCTCATTCGGCGGCAGCGAAACGCTCTCCGTTCAAGCGCCCTTCCCCATGCCACCCATACCCGTGGCCACCTTCCCCGCCCGCGATTTCCCCATCACCGATTTCGGCGCAAAACAAATCCCCGCTAACCCCGAGTCCGGCCAATCCGACTCAACCTCCGAGCTGTCCGCCCTCACCGCCACCACCAACGCCTTCCGCCGCGCCATCCAAGCCTGCGCCGAGGCCGGCGGCGGCCGTGTCATCGTCCCGCCCGGCCGCTGGCTCACCGGCGCGATCCATCTCCGCAGCAACGTCAACCTCCACCTCGCCGACGGCGCCGTCCTCGAATTCAGCGCCGATCCAAAAGACTATCTCCCCGCCGTACAATCTAGCTGGGAAGGCATGGAGTGCTTCAACTACTCGCCGCTGATCTACGCCTTCGACTGCGACAACATCGCCATCACTGGCAAGGGCACGCTCCTCGCCCGTCTCGATACTTGGCGCGAATGGTTCAAACGCCCGCCCGCGCACATGGCCGCGCTCAAGCAGCTCTATGAGATGATGTCGAAAGACGTCCCCGTCGCCGAACGCCAGATGGCTGTCGGCGAAAACAATCTCCGTCCTCAGTTCATCCAATTCAACCGCTGCCGCCGCGTCCTCATAGAAGACATCAAAATCCGCAACAGCCCGTTCTGGGTCGTCCATCTTCTCCTCTGCGACGGCGCCATCGTCCGCCGCATTGATGTCTCCGCTCACGGCCACAACAACGACGGCATCGACCCTGAAATGACGCGCAACCTCCTCGTCGAGGACTGCGTGTTCGACCAAGGCGACGACGCCATCGCCATCAAGTCCGGCAGCAACCGCGACGGCTGGCGCCTCGCCACGTCCTCCGAAAACATTGTCATGCGCCGCTGCGTCATGAAACGCGGCCACCAACTTGTCGCCATCGGCAGCGAACTCTCCGGCGGCATCCGCAATGTCTACATCCACGACTGCCGCTTCGAAAATTCACCCGACGACAAACCCCAGCACATCCTCTTCATCAAAACCAACCGCCGCCGCGGCGGCTTCGTGGAAAACATCCACGTCGAAAACATCACCGCCCGCAGCACGAAGATCGGCGTCTTCGGCATCGAGACCGACGTCCTCTACCAATGGCGCAACCTTGTGCCCACCTACGAAGAACGCCTCACGCCCATCCGCGGCATCCACTTCCGCAACGTCACCGTCGACGAAACCGACACCCCCTTCCGCATCCTCGGCGATCCACAACTGCCCGTGAAAGATATCGTGATCGAAAACGTCACCATCACCAAAATCACCGGCAAACCCTCCCGGTACGAAAACGTCGAAGGCATTCAGGAACGAAATATACATATCGGAAGTTCCCCCTGA
- a CDS encoding secondary thiamine-phosphate synthase enzyme YjbQ, with amino-acid sequence MAVFQATLSVRTRGQGTQEITDAVARELARSGVKAGVVSVFCQHTSCSLVIMENADPTARADLEAWLNRLVPENDPHFEHTLEGPDDMPSHIKMALTRTSETVPVAGGKMLLGTWQGIFLWEHRRHAHTRTVIVTVVGE; translated from the coding sequence ATGGCTGTTTTTCAAGCGACGCTTTCGGTCCGCACGCGCGGACAGGGCACTCAGGAAATCACGGATGCGGTGGCGCGGGAGCTGGCGCGCAGCGGCGTGAAGGCGGGAGTGGTGTCGGTGTTTTGCCAGCACACGAGCTGCTCGCTCGTGATCATGGAGAATGCCGATCCGACTGCACGGGCGGATCTGGAGGCGTGGTTAAACCGGCTCGTACCGGAGAACGATCCGCATTTTGAGCATACGCTCGAAGGGCCGGACGATATGCCGAGTCACATCAAGATGGCACTGACGCGGACGAGTGAAACGGTGCCGGTGGCGGGAGGGAAAATGCTGCTGGGGACGTGGCAGGGGATTTTTCTGTGGGAGCACCGGCGGCATGCGCACACGCGGACGGTGATTGTGACGGTGGTGGGGGAGTAG
- a CDS encoding bifunctional rhamnulose-1-phosphate aldolase/short-chain dehydrogenase, translated as MSTKYTYVNYLWDDAKAASLDPVGRLIYRSNLLGSDQRITNTGGGNTSSKIQEKDPLSGQPVEVLWVKGSGGDLRTSTRENFSSLYQQKLLDLQKLYASRPDKGLKSQAEDDMVGMFSHATFNLNPRASSIDTTLHSFLPGKHVDHMHPNAIIAIAASANREKLTKEIFGGEMEYVGWMRPGFELGLAMQEIAKKNPKTRAIMMGQHGFISWADDEKQCYTWTLDCIEKASAYIESKYAAKGGDAKAFGGEKYQTLAEEARNALFAAILPWLRGQVSKEKRFIGTVQSDEKILRFVNSKDAARLAELGTSCPDHFLRTKIKPLYVDWNPQAEDLATLKSKLAAGLEAYRKDYASYYSKCKHANSPAQRDPNPTVVLIPGLGMIAWGKDKSESRVTAEFYNCAVEVMRGAEAIDQYVALPQQEAFDIEYWLLEEAKLKRMPAEKELARQVIVVIGAGSGIGKETAHRLVKEGAHIVCVDLNADAANATAKEITDKYGLGIGVAGTGLSNCGPSLGLAANITDRASIRKMLDQVALAYGGFDSICVTAGIFVPSDTSGHIPDDKWALTFAINVTGSYLVGDEAYKTWKDQGLRGNLVLTTSANAAVAKKGSVAYDVSKAAGNHLVRELAIELSPLVRVNGVAPATVVQGSAMFPRDRVIGSLAKYNIPYTNDEATESLVKKLAQFYADRTLTKAPITPADQAEAYFLLVTQRLSKTTGQIITVDGGLHEAFLR; from the coding sequence ATGAGCACCAAATACACCTACGTTAACTATCTCTGGGACGACGCCAAAGCTGCCTCCCTCGATCCGGTCGGTCGCCTGATCTACCGCTCCAACCTCCTCGGCAGCGACCAGCGCATCACCAACACCGGCGGCGGCAACACCTCCTCCAAGATCCAGGAAAAAGATCCCCTCTCCGGCCAGCCGGTCGAAGTCCTCTGGGTCAAAGGCTCCGGCGGCGACCTCCGCACCAGCACCCGCGAAAACTTCTCCTCGCTCTACCAGCAGAAGCTCCTCGACCTCCAGAAACTCTACGCCTCCCGCCCCGACAAGGGCCTCAAGTCCCAGGCCGAGGACGACATGGTCGGCATGTTCTCGCACGCCACGTTTAACCTGAACCCGCGCGCCTCCTCGATCGACACCACCCTCCACTCCTTCCTCCCCGGCAAGCATGTCGACCACATGCACCCCAACGCGATCATCGCCATCGCCGCCTCCGCCAACCGCGAGAAACTCACCAAGGAAATCTTCGGCGGCGAAATGGAATACGTTGGTTGGATGCGCCCCGGCTTCGAGCTCGGCCTCGCCATGCAGGAGATCGCGAAGAAAAATCCAAAAACCCGCGCCATCATGATGGGCCAGCACGGCTTCATCTCTTGGGCCGATGACGAGAAGCAGTGCTACACCTGGACCCTCGACTGCATCGAAAAAGCCTCCGCGTACATCGAATCCAAATACGCAGCCAAAGGCGGCGACGCCAAAGCCTTCGGCGGCGAAAAATACCAGACCCTCGCCGAAGAGGCCCGCAACGCCCTCTTCGCCGCCATCCTCCCCTGGCTCCGCGGCCAGGTCTCCAAGGAAAAGCGCTTCATCGGCACCGTGCAGTCCGACGAAAAGATCCTCCGCTTCGTCAACTCGAAGGACGCCGCCCGCCTCGCCGAACTCGGCACCAGCTGCCCCGACCACTTCCTCCGCACCAAGATCAAGCCCCTCTACGTCGACTGGAATCCCCAGGCCGAAGACCTCGCAACGCTCAAGTCCAAGCTCGCCGCCGGCCTCGAAGCCTACCGCAAGGACTACGCGTCGTACTACTCGAAGTGCAAACACGCCAACTCCCCCGCGCAGCGCGACCCGAACCCGACCGTCGTTCTTATTCCCGGCCTCGGCATGATCGCCTGGGGCAAAGATAAATCCGAGTCCCGCGTCACCGCCGAATTCTATAACTGCGCCGTCGAAGTCATGCGCGGCGCCGAGGCGATCGACCAATACGTCGCCCTCCCGCAGCAGGAAGCCTTCGACATCGAGTACTGGCTCCTTGAAGAAGCGAAACTCAAGCGCATGCCCGCCGAGAAAGAACTCGCCCGCCAGGTCATCGTCGTGATCGGCGCCGGTTCCGGCATCGGCAAGGAAACCGCCCACCGCCTCGTCAAAGAAGGCGCCCACATCGTCTGCGTGGACCTCAACGCCGACGCCGCCAACGCCACCGCCAAAGAGATCACCGACAAGTACGGCCTCGGTATCGGCGTCGCGGGCACAGGCCTCTCCAACTGCGGCCCATCCCTCGGCCTCGCCGCCAACATCACCGACCGCGCCAGCATCCGCAAAATGCTCGACCAGGTCGCCCTCGCTTACGGCGGCTTCGACTCCATCTGCGTCACCGCAGGTATCTTCGTTCCGTCGGACACGAGCGGCCACATCCCCGACGACAAATGGGCGCTCACCTTCGCCATTAACGTCACCGGCTCGTACCTCGTCGGCGACGAAGCGTACAAGACCTGGAAAGACCAGGGCCTCCGCGGCAACCTCGTCCTCACGACCTCGGCCAACGCCGCCGTCGCGAAAAAAGGCTCCGTCGCTTACGACGTCTCGAAAGCCGCCGGCAACCACCTCGTCCGCGAACTCGCCATCGAGCTGTCCCCGCTCGTCCGCGTGAACGGCGTCGCCCCCGCGACGGTCGTTCAAGGCTCCGCGATGTTCCCCCGCGACCGCGTCATCGGCTCTCTCGCCAAGTACAACATCCCCTACACAAACGACGAAGCCACCGAGTCCTTGGTCAAGAAACTCGCCCAGTTCTACGCCGACCGCACCTTGACCAAAGCTCCGATCACGCCTGCCGACCAAGCCGAAGCCTACTTCCTCCTGGTCACGCAGCGCCTGAGCAAGACGACGGGCCAGATCATCACCGTCGACGGCGGCCTCCACGAAGCCTTCCTCCGCTAA